In one window of Chryseobacterium sp. JV274 DNA:
- the nuoE gene encoding complex I 24 kDa subunit family protein, translating into MSETIAFKPESLAQVHKIIARYPEGRQKSALLPVLHLAQKEFGGWLDVPVMDYVAELLSIQPIEVYEVATFYTMFNMKPVGKYVLEVCRTGPCMVCGSEKILDHIRTKLNIKDGETTEDGMFTLKPAECLGACGYAPMLQLGKFFHENLTIEKVDEILELCRQGQLALD; encoded by the coding sequence ATGAGCGAAACAATAGCTTTTAAACCGGAAAGTTTAGCACAGGTACATAAAATTATCGCAAGATATCCTGAAGGAAGACAAAAATCAGCTCTTCTTCCTGTACTTCACTTAGCACAGAAAGAATTCGGAGGATGGTTAGATGTTCCTGTGATGGATTATGTTGCCGAACTATTAAGTATCCAGCCGATTGAAGTATATGAGGTGGCTACTTTCTATACCATGTTTAATATGAAGCCGGTAGGTAAATATGTTTTGGAAGTTTGCAGAACAGGGCCTTGTATGGTTTGTGGAAGTGAAAAAATCCTTGACCATATCAGAACAAAACTGAATATTAAGGATGGAGAAACTACTGAAGACGGTATGTTTACATTAAAGCCTGCTGAATGTCTTGGAGCATGCGGATATGCACCAATGCTGCAGTTAGGAAAATTCTTTCATGAAAATTTAACAATAGAGAAAGTAGACGAAATCCTTGAACTTTGCAGACAGGGACAACTTGCTTTAGACTAA
- the nuoD gene encoding NADH dehydrogenase (quinone) subunit D has protein sequence MKDNSLSNILNQYESKEQIDGQLYTLNLGPTHPATHGIFQNILTMDGERILHAEQTVGYIHRAFEKISERRNYSQITTLTDRMNYCSAPINNLGWHMTVEKLIGVEVPKRVDYMRVILMELARIGDHLICNGVTGMDSGAITGLTYMFIERERIYDMYEQICGARMTTNMGRIGGFERDFTPKFHELLQDFLKTFPARFKEFGTLLERNRIFMDRTIGTGAISAERALSYGFTGPNLRAAGVDYDVRVAQPYSSYEDFDFIIPVGTSGDTYDRFMVRQQEIWESLKIIKQAYENLPEGPFHADVPDFYLPEKADVYQKMEALIYHFKIVMGETDVPKGEVYHAVEGGNGELGFYLVSDGGRSPYRLHFRRPCFIYYQAYPEMITGSVISDAIVTMCSMNIIAGELDA, from the coding sequence ATGAAAGATAACTCATTATCTAATATACTAAACCAGTACGAAAGTAAGGAACAGATTGACGGACAATTGTATACCCTCAATTTAGGACCTACCCACCCTGCTACTCACGGGATTTTCCAGAATATCTTAACGATGGACGGGGAGAGAATTCTTCACGCTGAGCAAACGGTAGGATACATCCACAGAGCATTTGAGAAAATTTCTGAAAGAAGAAACTACTCTCAGATCACTACCCTTACTGACCGTATGAATTACTGTTCTGCACCCATCAACAACTTAGGTTGGCACATGACAGTAGAGAAACTGATTGGCGTTGAAGTTCCAAAACGTGTAGACTATATGCGTGTTATCTTAATGGAATTAGCAAGAATCGGTGACCACCTGATCTGTAACGGAGTAACCGGAATGGACTCAGGAGCGATTACAGGGCTTACTTACATGTTCATCGAAAGAGAGCGTATTTATGATATGTACGAGCAGATCTGTGGAGCAAGGATGACAACCAATATGGGAAGAATCGGAGGTTTTGAAAGAGATTTCACGCCTAAGTTTCATGAGTTATTACAGGATTTCTTAAAGACTTTCCCGGCAAGATTCAAAGAATTCGGTACTTTATTAGAAAGAAACAGAATTTTTATGGACAGAACCATCGGTACAGGAGCTATTTCTGCCGAAAGAGCATTAAGCTATGGTTTCACAGGTCCAAATTTACGTGCAGCAGGAGTAGATTATGATGTAAGAGTTGCACAGCCTTATTCTTCCTATGAAGATTTCGACTTCATTATTCCTGTAGGAACTTCAGGAGATACTTACGACCGTTTCATGGTTCGTCAACAGGAAATCTGGGAATCATTAAAAATCATCAAACAAGCATACGAAAATCTTCCGGAAGGACCATTCCACGCGGATGTTCCTGACTTCTATCTTCCTGAAAAGGCAGATGTATATCAGAAAATGGAAGCATTGATCTACCATTTTAAAATTGTAATGGGAGAAACTGATGTACCGAAAGGAGAAGTTTACCACGCTGTAGAAGGTGGAAACGGAGAATTAGGATTTTATCTTGTAAGTGATGGAGGAAGAAGCCCTTACAGACTTCACTTCAGAAGACCATGTTTCATCTACTATCAGGCATATCCTGAAATGATTACAGGTTCTGTAATTTCAGATGCCATTGTAACGATGTGTAGTATGAATATTATTGCGGGAGAATTAGACGCATAA